A window from Strix uralensis isolate ZFMK-TIS-50842 chromosome 15, bStrUra1, whole genome shotgun sequence encodes these proteins:
- the LOC141950171 gene encoding calcitonin isoform X2, producing the protein MVLLKISSFLAVYALVVCQMDSFQAAPVRPGLESITDRVMLSDYEARRLLNALVKEFIQMTAEELEQASEGNSLDRPISKRCASLSTCVLGKLSQELHKLQTYPRTDVGAGTPGKKRNVLSDLEHERYANYGEPLGNN; encoded by the exons ATGGTTTTGCTGAAGATTTCATCTTTCCTTGCTGTTTATGCCTTGGTTGTGTGCCAGATGGATAGCTTCCAGGCAGCCCCAGTCAG ACCTGGCTTGGAGTCTATAACGGATCGAGTGATGCTCAGTGACTACGAAGCTCGGAGGTTATTAAATGCGCTGGTGAAAGAGTTCATACAGATGACAGCAGAAGAGCTGGAGCAAGCCTCTGAGGGGAACAG cCTGGATAGACCCATTTCCAAACGCTGTGCCAGTCTGAGTACTTGTGTGCTGGGCAAACTGTCTCAAGAATTGCACAAATTGCAAACTTACCCTCGTACTGACGTCGGGGCCGGAACTCCTGGCAAGAAACGAAATGTGCTGAGTGACCTGGAACATGAACGCTATGCAAACTATGGGGAACCCCTAGGAAACAACTAG
- the CYP2R1 gene encoding vitamin D 25-hydroxylase isoform X2 has protein sequence MSAGRGCHRPSEGGGRQQEEAARRRGVMWPAAGSGAAFLPGPLLLVLLLLPLLAAVLALVVRQLLKQRRPPGFPPGPAGLPLIGNIHALGAEQPHVYMRRQSQIHGQIFSLDLGGISAIVLNGYDAVKECLVHQSEIFADRPSLPLFKKLTNMGGLLNSKYGRGWTEHRKLAVNTFRIFGYGQRSFEHKISEESIFFLDAIDTYKGRPFDLKHLITNAVSNITNLIIFGERFTYEDTEFQHMIEIFSENIELAASASVFLYNAFPWIGILPFGKHQQLFKNAAEVYDFLHELIERVSENRKPQSPRHFVDAYLDEMDCNENDPESTYSRENLIFSVGELIIAGTETTTNVLRWAVLFMALYPNIQGQVQKEIDLVIGPNKMPALEEKCKMPYTEAVLHEVLRFCNIAPLGIFHATSKDTVVRGYSIPEGTTVITNLYSVHFDEKYWSNPEVFFPERFLDSNGQFVKKDAFVPFSLVPDVVHSSVSSTTTLTPCN, from the exons ATGAGCGCGGGGCGGGGCTGCCACCGCCCAAGtgagggcggcgggcggcagcaggaggaagcggcgcggcggcgcggggtgATGtggccggcggcgggcagcggcgcggccTTCCTCCCCGGCCcgctcctcctcgtcctcctcctaCTGCCGCTGCTGGCGGCGGTGCTGGCGCTGGTGGTGCGGCAGCTGCTGAAGCAGCGGCGGCCGCCCGGcttcccgcccggccccgccgggctgcCCCTCATCGGCAACATCCACGCCCTGGGCGCGGAGCAGCCGCACGTCTACATGCGGCGGCAGAGCCAGATCCACGGGCAG atCTTCAGTCTTGATCTTGGAGGTATATCTGCTATTGTACTGAATGGCTATGATGCAGTAAAAGAATGTCTTGTTCATCAAAGCGAAATTTTTGCAGATAGACCATCTCTTCCCCTGTTTAAGAAGCTGACAAACATGGGAG gctTACTGAACAGTAAATATGGCAGAGGATGGACAGAACATCGCAAATTAGCTGTAAATACCTTTCGAATTTTTGGATATGGTCAAAGGTCCTTTGAACACAAAATTTCAgaagaatctattttttttcttgatgccaTTGATACATACAAAGGCAGACCATTTGATCTTAAGCACTTGATAACAAATGCTGTTTCAAACATTActaatttgattatttttggaGAACGTTTTACATACGAAGATACTGAATTTCAGCACATGATTGAGATTTTTAGTGAAAATATTGAATTAGCTGCTAgtgcttctgtatttttatataatgcTTTTCCTTGGATTGGTATCTTGCCATTTGGGAAACACcagcagctgtttaaaaatgcagctgaagtCTATGACTTTCTTCATGAGCTTATTGAACGTGTCTCTGAAAATAGGAAGCCTCAGTCACCTCGACATTTTGTAGATGCATATTTAGATGAGATGGATTGCAATGAAAATGATCCAGAATCTACATATTcaagagaaaatttaattttctctgttggAGAACTCATCATAGCTGGGACAGAAACCACAACAAATGTTTTAAGATGGGCAGTGTTATTTATGGCTCTTTATCCAAACATCCAAG GGCAAGTTCAAAAAGAAATTGATTTAGTCATCGGCCCAAACAAAATGCCTGCCTtagaagagaaatgcaaaatgccATACACCGAGGCTGTTCTACATGAAGTTCTAAGATTCTGTAATATAGCTCCACTAGGTATTTTTCATGCAACATCCAAAGACACTGTTGTGCGTGGTTACTCTATTCCTGAAGGCACTACAGTCATTACAAACCTCTACTCCGTTCATTTCGATGAAAAATACTGGAGCAATCCAGAAgtgttttttcctgaaagattttTGGACAGCAATGGGCAGTTTGTCAAGAAAGATGCATTTGTTCCTTTTTCACTAG TTCCAGATGTTGTCCACTCATCTGTGTCTTCCACAACCACACTTACTCCCTGTAACTAG
- the LOC141950171 gene encoding calcitonin isoform X1, producing the protein MTCSNARQTPRSCAWLSAVVRVLFILFCLPLLRPGLESITDRVMLSDYEARRLLNALVKEFIQMTAEELEQASEGNSLDRPISKRCASLSTCVLGKLSQELHKLQTYPRTDVGAGTPGKKRNVLSDLEHERYANYGEPLGNN; encoded by the exons ATGACATGCAGTAATGCACGACAAACCCCTCGCTCCTGTGCATGGCTCTCTGCAGTAGTCCGGGTTTTATTCATCCTGTTTTGCTTACCTCTGCTTAGACCTGGCTTGGAGTCTATAACGGATCGAGTGATGCTCAGTGACTACGAAGCTCGGAGGTTATTAAATGCGCTGGTGAAAGAGTTCATACAGATGACAGCAGAAGAGCTGGAGCAAGCCTCTGAGGGGAACAG cCTGGATAGACCCATTTCCAAACGCTGTGCCAGTCTGAGTACTTGTGTGCTGGGCAAACTGTCTCAAGAATTGCACAAATTGCAAACTTACCCTCGTACTGACGTCGGGGCCGGAACTCCTGGCAAGAAACGAAATGTGCTGAGTGACCTGGAACATGAACGCTATGCAAACTATGGGGAACCCCTAGGAAACAACTAG
- the CYP2R1 gene encoding vitamin D 25-hydroxylase isoform X4, translating to MGGLLNSKYGRGWTEHRKLAVNTFRIFGYGQRSFEHKISEESIFFLDAIDTYKGRPFDLKHLITNAVSNITNLIIFGERFTYEDTEFQHMIEIFSENIELAASASVFLYNAFPWIGILPFGKHQQLFKNAAEVYDFLHELIERVSENRKPQSPRHFVDAYLDEMDCNENDPESTYSRENLIFSVGELIIAGTETTTNVLRWAVLFMALYPNIQGQVQKEIDLVIGPNKMPALEEKCKMPYTEAVLHEVLRFCNIAPLGIFHATSKDTVVRGYSIPEGTTVITNLYSVHFDEKYWSNPEVFFPERFLDSNGQFVKKDAFVPFSLGRRHCLGEQLARMEMFLFFTSLLQRFHLCFPHGVVPDLKPRLGMTLQPQPYLICAERR from the exons ATGGGAG gctTACTGAACAGTAAATATGGCAGAGGATGGACAGAACATCGCAAATTAGCTGTAAATACCTTTCGAATTTTTGGATATGGTCAAAGGTCCTTTGAACACAAAATTTCAgaagaatctattttttttcttgatgccaTTGATACATACAAAGGCAGACCATTTGATCTTAAGCACTTGATAACAAATGCTGTTTCAAACATTActaatttgattatttttggaGAACGTTTTACATACGAAGATACTGAATTTCAGCACATGATTGAGATTTTTAGTGAAAATATTGAATTAGCTGCTAgtgcttctgtatttttatataatgcTTTTCCTTGGATTGGTATCTTGCCATTTGGGAAACACcagcagctgtttaaaaatgcagctgaagtCTATGACTTTCTTCATGAGCTTATTGAACGTGTCTCTGAAAATAGGAAGCCTCAGTCACCTCGACATTTTGTAGATGCATATTTAGATGAGATGGATTGCAATGAAAATGATCCAGAATCTACATATTcaagagaaaatttaattttctctgttggAGAACTCATCATAGCTGGGACAGAAACCACAACAAATGTTTTAAGATGGGCAGTGTTATTTATGGCTCTTTATCCAAACATCCAAG GGCAAGTTCAAAAAGAAATTGATTTAGTCATCGGCCCAAACAAAATGCCTGCCTtagaagagaaatgcaaaatgccATACACCGAGGCTGTTCTACATGAAGTTCTAAGATTCTGTAATATAGCTCCACTAGGTATTTTTCATGCAACATCCAAAGACACTGTTGTGCGTGGTTACTCTATTCCTGAAGGCACTACAGTCATTACAAACCTCTACTCCGTTCATTTCGATGAAAAATACTGGAGCAATCCAGAAgtgttttttcctgaaagattttTGGACAGCAATGGGCAGTTTGTCAAGAAAGATGCATTTGTTCCTTTTTCACTAG GAAGAAGACATTGTCTTGGAGAACAACTAGCTCgaatggaaatgtttttgtttttcacttcattACTACAACGATTTCACCTGTGTTTTCCTCATGGGGTGGTTCCAGATCTCAAACCAAGATTAGGCATGACATTACAGCCACAGCCATACCTCATCTGTGCAGAAAGGCGGTGA
- the CYP2R1 gene encoding vitamin D 25-hydroxylase isoform X6: MSAGRGCHRPSEGGGRQQEEAARRRGVMWPAAGSGAAFLPGPLLLVLLLLPLLAAVLALVVRQLLKQRRPPGFPPGPAGLPLIGNIHALGAEQPHVYMRRQSQIHGQIFSLDLGDRPSLPLFKKLTNMGGQVQKEIDLVIGPNKMPALEEKCKMPYTEAVLHEVLRFCNIAPLGIFHATSKDTVVRGYSIPEGTTVITNLYSVHFDEKYWSNPEVFFPERFLDSNGQFVKKDAFVPFSLGRRHCLGEQLARMEMFLFFTSLLQRFHLCFPHGVVPDLKPRLGMTLQPQPYLICAERR; encoded by the exons ATGAGCGCGGGGCGGGGCTGCCACCGCCCAAGtgagggcggcgggcggcagcaggaggaagcggcgcggcggcgcggggtgATGtggccggcggcgggcagcggcgcggccTTCCTCCCCGGCCcgctcctcctcgtcctcctcctaCTGCCGCTGCTGGCGGCGGTGCTGGCGCTGGTGGTGCGGCAGCTGCTGAAGCAGCGGCGGCCGCCCGGcttcccgcccggccccgccgggctgcCCCTCATCGGCAACATCCACGCCCTGGGCGCGGAGCAGCCGCACGTCTACATGCGGCGGCAGAGCCAGATCCACGGGCAG atCTTCAGTCTTGATCTTGGAG ATAGACCATCTCTTCCCCTGTTTAAGAAGCTGACAAACATGGGAG GGCAAGTTCAAAAAGAAATTGATTTAGTCATCGGCCCAAACAAAATGCCTGCCTtagaagagaaatgcaaaatgccATACACCGAGGCTGTTCTACATGAAGTTCTAAGATTCTGTAATATAGCTCCACTAGGTATTTTTCATGCAACATCCAAAGACACTGTTGTGCGTGGTTACTCTATTCCTGAAGGCACTACAGTCATTACAAACCTCTACTCCGTTCATTTCGATGAAAAATACTGGAGCAATCCAGAAgtgttttttcctgaaagattttTGGACAGCAATGGGCAGTTTGTCAAGAAAGATGCATTTGTTCCTTTTTCACTAG GAAGAAGACATTGTCTTGGAGAACAACTAGCTCgaatggaaatgtttttgtttttcacttcattACTACAACGATTTCACCTGTGTTTTCCTCATGGGGTGGTTCCAGATCTCAAACCAAGATTAGGCATGACATTACAGCCACAGCCATACCTCATCTGTGCAGAAAGGCGGTGA
- the CYP2R1 gene encoding vitamin D 25-hydroxylase isoform X1: MSAGRGCHRPSEGGGRQQEEAARRRGVMWPAAGSGAAFLPGPLLLVLLLLPLLAAVLALVVRQLLKQRRPPGFPPGPAGLPLIGNIHALGAEQPHVYMRRQSQIHGQIFSLDLGGISAIVLNGYDAVKECLVHQSEIFADRPSLPLFKKLTNMGGLLNSKYGRGWTEHRKLAVNTFRIFGYGQRSFEHKISEESIFFLDAIDTYKGRPFDLKHLITNAVSNITNLIIFGERFTYEDTEFQHMIEIFSENIELAASASVFLYNAFPWIGILPFGKHQQLFKNAAEVYDFLHELIERVSENRKPQSPRHFVDAYLDEMDCNENDPESTYSRENLIFSVGELIIAGTETTTNVLRWAVLFMALYPNIQGQVQKEIDLVIGPNKMPALEEKCKMPYTEAVLHEVLRFCNIAPLGIFHATSKDTVVRGYSIPEGTTVITNLYSVHFDEKYWSNPEVFFPERFLDSNGQFVKKDAFVPFSLGRRHCLGEQLARMEMFLFFTSLLQRFHLCFPHGVVPDLKPRLGMTLQPQPYLICAERR, from the exons ATGAGCGCGGGGCGGGGCTGCCACCGCCCAAGtgagggcggcgggcggcagcaggaggaagcggcgcggcggcgcggggtgATGtggccggcggcgggcagcggcgcggccTTCCTCCCCGGCCcgctcctcctcgtcctcctcctaCTGCCGCTGCTGGCGGCGGTGCTGGCGCTGGTGGTGCGGCAGCTGCTGAAGCAGCGGCGGCCGCCCGGcttcccgcccggccccgccgggctgcCCCTCATCGGCAACATCCACGCCCTGGGCGCGGAGCAGCCGCACGTCTACATGCGGCGGCAGAGCCAGATCCACGGGCAG atCTTCAGTCTTGATCTTGGAGGTATATCTGCTATTGTACTGAATGGCTATGATGCAGTAAAAGAATGTCTTGTTCATCAAAGCGAAATTTTTGCAGATAGACCATCTCTTCCCCTGTTTAAGAAGCTGACAAACATGGGAG gctTACTGAACAGTAAATATGGCAGAGGATGGACAGAACATCGCAAATTAGCTGTAAATACCTTTCGAATTTTTGGATATGGTCAAAGGTCCTTTGAACACAAAATTTCAgaagaatctattttttttcttgatgccaTTGATACATACAAAGGCAGACCATTTGATCTTAAGCACTTGATAACAAATGCTGTTTCAAACATTActaatttgattatttttggaGAACGTTTTACATACGAAGATACTGAATTTCAGCACATGATTGAGATTTTTAGTGAAAATATTGAATTAGCTGCTAgtgcttctgtatttttatataatgcTTTTCCTTGGATTGGTATCTTGCCATTTGGGAAACACcagcagctgtttaaaaatgcagctgaagtCTATGACTTTCTTCATGAGCTTATTGAACGTGTCTCTGAAAATAGGAAGCCTCAGTCACCTCGACATTTTGTAGATGCATATTTAGATGAGATGGATTGCAATGAAAATGATCCAGAATCTACATATTcaagagaaaatttaattttctctgttggAGAACTCATCATAGCTGGGACAGAAACCACAACAAATGTTTTAAGATGGGCAGTGTTATTTATGGCTCTTTATCCAAACATCCAAG GGCAAGTTCAAAAAGAAATTGATTTAGTCATCGGCCCAAACAAAATGCCTGCCTtagaagagaaatgcaaaatgccATACACCGAGGCTGTTCTACATGAAGTTCTAAGATTCTGTAATATAGCTCCACTAGGTATTTTTCATGCAACATCCAAAGACACTGTTGTGCGTGGTTACTCTATTCCTGAAGGCACTACAGTCATTACAAACCTCTACTCCGTTCATTTCGATGAAAAATACTGGAGCAATCCAGAAgtgttttttcctgaaagattttTGGACAGCAATGGGCAGTTTGTCAAGAAAGATGCATTTGTTCCTTTTTCACTAG GAAGAAGACATTGTCTTGGAGAACAACTAGCTCgaatggaaatgtttttgtttttcacttcattACTACAACGATTTCACCTGTGTTTTCCTCATGGGGTGGTTCCAGATCTCAAACCAAGATTAGGCATGACATTACAGCCACAGCCATACCTCATCTGTGCAGAAAGGCGGTGA
- the CYP2R1 gene encoding vitamin D 25-hydroxylase isoform X5 has translation MSAGRGCHRPSEGGGRQQEEAARRRGVMWPAAGSGAAFLPGPLLLVLLLLPLLAAVLALVVRQLLKQRRPPGFPPGPAGLPLIGNIHALGAEQPHVYMRRQSQIHGQIFSLDLGGISAIVLNGYDAVKECLVHQSEIFADRPSLPLFKKLTNMGGQVQKEIDLVIGPNKMPALEEKCKMPYTEAVLHEVLRFCNIAPLGIFHATSKDTVVRGYSIPEGTTVITNLYSVHFDEKYWSNPEVFFPERFLDSNGQFVKKDAFVPFSLGRRHCLGEQLARMEMFLFFTSLLQRFHLCFPHGVVPDLKPRLGMTLQPQPYLICAERR, from the exons ATGAGCGCGGGGCGGGGCTGCCACCGCCCAAGtgagggcggcgggcggcagcaggaggaagcggcgcggcggcgcggggtgATGtggccggcggcgggcagcggcgcggccTTCCTCCCCGGCCcgctcctcctcgtcctcctcctaCTGCCGCTGCTGGCGGCGGTGCTGGCGCTGGTGGTGCGGCAGCTGCTGAAGCAGCGGCGGCCGCCCGGcttcccgcccggccccgccgggctgcCCCTCATCGGCAACATCCACGCCCTGGGCGCGGAGCAGCCGCACGTCTACATGCGGCGGCAGAGCCAGATCCACGGGCAG atCTTCAGTCTTGATCTTGGAGGTATATCTGCTATTGTACTGAATGGCTATGATGCAGTAAAAGAATGTCTTGTTCATCAAAGCGAAATTTTTGCAGATAGACCATCTCTTCCCCTGTTTAAGAAGCTGACAAACATGGGAG GGCAAGTTCAAAAAGAAATTGATTTAGTCATCGGCCCAAACAAAATGCCTGCCTtagaagagaaatgcaaaatgccATACACCGAGGCTGTTCTACATGAAGTTCTAAGATTCTGTAATATAGCTCCACTAGGTATTTTTCATGCAACATCCAAAGACACTGTTGTGCGTGGTTACTCTATTCCTGAAGGCACTACAGTCATTACAAACCTCTACTCCGTTCATTTCGATGAAAAATACTGGAGCAATCCAGAAgtgttttttcctgaaagattttTGGACAGCAATGGGCAGTTTGTCAAGAAAGATGCATTTGTTCCTTTTTCACTAG GAAGAAGACATTGTCTTGGAGAACAACTAGCTCgaatggaaatgtttttgtttttcacttcattACTACAACGATTTCACCTGTGTTTTCCTCATGGGGTGGTTCCAGATCTCAAACCAAGATTAGGCATGACATTACAGCCACAGCCATACCTCATCTGTGCAGAAAGGCGGTGA
- the CYP2R1 gene encoding vitamin D 25-hydroxylase isoform X7 yields MDCNENDPESTYSRENLIFSVGELIIAGTETTTNVLRWAVLFMALYPNIQGQVQKEIDLVIGPNKMPALEEKCKMPYTEAVLHEVLRFCNIAPLGIFHATSKDTVVRGYSIPEGTTVITNLYSVHFDEKYWSNPEVFFPERFLDSNGQFVKKDAFVPFSLGRRHCLGEQLARMEMFLFFTSLLQRFHLCFPHGVVPDLKPRLGMTLQPQPYLICAERR; encoded by the exons ATGGATTGCAATGAAAATGATCCAGAATCTACATATTcaagagaaaatttaattttctctgttggAGAACTCATCATAGCTGGGACAGAAACCACAACAAATGTTTTAAGATGGGCAGTGTTATTTATGGCTCTTTATCCAAACATCCAAG GGCAAGTTCAAAAAGAAATTGATTTAGTCATCGGCCCAAACAAAATGCCTGCCTtagaagagaaatgcaaaatgccATACACCGAGGCTGTTCTACATGAAGTTCTAAGATTCTGTAATATAGCTCCACTAGGTATTTTTCATGCAACATCCAAAGACACTGTTGTGCGTGGTTACTCTATTCCTGAAGGCACTACAGTCATTACAAACCTCTACTCCGTTCATTTCGATGAAAAATACTGGAGCAATCCAGAAgtgttttttcctgaaagattttTGGACAGCAATGGGCAGTTTGTCAAGAAAGATGCATTTGTTCCTTTTTCACTAG GAAGAAGACATTGTCTTGGAGAACAACTAGCTCgaatggaaatgtttttgtttttcacttcattACTACAACGATTTCACCTGTGTTTTCCTCATGGGGTGGTTCCAGATCTCAAACCAAGATTAGGCATGACATTACAGCCACAGCCATACCTCATCTGTGCAGAAAGGCGGTGA
- the CYP2R1 gene encoding vitamin D 25-hydroxylase isoform X3: protein MSAGRGCHRPSEGGGRQQEEAARRRGVMWPAAGSGAAFLPGPLLLVLLLLPLLAAVLALVVRQLLKQRRPPGFPPGPAGLPLIGNIHALGAEQPHVYMRRQSQIHGQIFSLDLGGISAIVLNGYDAVKECLVHQSEIFADRPSLPLFKKLTNMGGLLNSKYGRGWTEHRKLAVNTFRIFGYGQRSFEHKISEESIFFLDAIDTYKGRPFDLKHLITNAVSNITNLIIFGERFTYEDTEFQHMIEIFSENIELAASASVFLYNAFPWIGILPFGKHQQLFKNAAEVYDFLHELIERVSENRKPQSPRHFVDAYLDEMDCNENDPESTYSRENLIFSVGELIIAGTETTTNVLRWAVLFMALYPNIQGQVQKEIDLVIGPNKMPALEEKCKMPYTEAVLHEVLRFCNIAPLGIFHATSKDTVVRGYSIPEGTTVITNLYSVHFDEKYWSNPEVFFPERFLDSNGQFVKKDAFVPFSLGNFDVLQVGE from the exons ATGAGCGCGGGGCGGGGCTGCCACCGCCCAAGtgagggcggcgggcggcagcaggaggaagcggcgcggcggcgcggggtgATGtggccggcggcgggcagcggcgcggccTTCCTCCCCGGCCcgctcctcctcgtcctcctcctaCTGCCGCTGCTGGCGGCGGTGCTGGCGCTGGTGGTGCGGCAGCTGCTGAAGCAGCGGCGGCCGCCCGGcttcccgcccggccccgccgggctgcCCCTCATCGGCAACATCCACGCCCTGGGCGCGGAGCAGCCGCACGTCTACATGCGGCGGCAGAGCCAGATCCACGGGCAG atCTTCAGTCTTGATCTTGGAGGTATATCTGCTATTGTACTGAATGGCTATGATGCAGTAAAAGAATGTCTTGTTCATCAAAGCGAAATTTTTGCAGATAGACCATCTCTTCCCCTGTTTAAGAAGCTGACAAACATGGGAG gctTACTGAACAGTAAATATGGCAGAGGATGGACAGAACATCGCAAATTAGCTGTAAATACCTTTCGAATTTTTGGATATGGTCAAAGGTCCTTTGAACACAAAATTTCAgaagaatctattttttttcttgatgccaTTGATACATACAAAGGCAGACCATTTGATCTTAAGCACTTGATAACAAATGCTGTTTCAAACATTActaatttgattatttttggaGAACGTTTTACATACGAAGATACTGAATTTCAGCACATGATTGAGATTTTTAGTGAAAATATTGAATTAGCTGCTAgtgcttctgtatttttatataatgcTTTTCCTTGGATTGGTATCTTGCCATTTGGGAAACACcagcagctgtttaaaaatgcagctgaagtCTATGACTTTCTTCATGAGCTTATTGAACGTGTCTCTGAAAATAGGAAGCCTCAGTCACCTCGACATTTTGTAGATGCATATTTAGATGAGATGGATTGCAATGAAAATGATCCAGAATCTACATATTcaagagaaaatttaattttctctgttggAGAACTCATCATAGCTGGGACAGAAACCACAACAAATGTTTTAAGATGGGCAGTGTTATTTATGGCTCTTTATCCAAACATCCAAG GGCAAGTTCAAAAAGAAATTGATTTAGTCATCGGCCCAAACAAAATGCCTGCCTtagaagagaaatgcaaaatgccATACACCGAGGCTGTTCTACATGAAGTTCTAAGATTCTGTAATATAGCTCCACTAGGTATTTTTCATGCAACATCCAAAGACACTGTTGTGCGTGGTTACTCTATTCCTGAAGGCACTACAGTCATTACAAACCTCTACTCCGTTCATTTCGATGAAAAATACTGGAGCAATCCAGAAgtgttttttcctgaaagattttTGGACAGCAATGGGCAGTTTGTCAAGAAAGATGCATTTGTTCCTTTTTCACTAG GAAACTTCGATGTACTCCAAGTGGGAGAATAA